A genomic segment from Streptosporangium roseum DSM 43021 encodes:
- a CDS encoding serine hydrolase domain-containing protein, translating into MALLAPGAALLIASCTLPSGASLTALSDASATPAPTASASGLTPPALKPIDPAVFQSAVERAAKKLMVPGALVLLRTPQGTFRATVGTTELGTARPPTTGDHFRIASNTKTMTSALIMLSAQDGRLRLSDPVSAYVPGVPNGEHITIAELLKMRSGLYNYTNAPELAATMDADPGKAVTPQAMLDIAFRRPPNFAPDASYEYSNTDYALLGLVAEKAGGRPLAQQFRDRLFAPLGLAGTSLPAADDLSLPTPYSHGYMYGGSAYALVDRPYPADVQAAARSGKLRPMDYTHQNPSYATAAGGVISTADDLATWIRALVTGKVLNPAFQQQWLHSPQAEDPAAPGGKKYGYGIAYQRFGPNASMYYHGGELPGFNSFIGHDPDNEVTLVIWTNLTLSPDGKTTAQALLPTALNQVYAGLSLPTGTD; encoded by the coding sequence ATGGCTCTGCTGGCACCGGGTGCAGCCCTGCTGATCGCGAGCTGCACCTTGCCCTCAGGGGCGAGTCTCACGGCCCTCTCCGACGCGTCGGCCACACCTGCGCCGACGGCGAGCGCCTCCGGCCTCACTCCGCCGGCGCTGAAGCCCATCGATCCGGCCGTGTTCCAGTCCGCCGTCGAGCGTGCGGCGAAGAAGCTCATGGTTCCCGGCGCGTTGGTCCTGCTCCGCACCCCGCAGGGAACCTTCCGGGCGACCGTCGGCACAACCGAGCTGGGGACGGCCAGACCGCCCACCACGGGCGACCACTTCCGGATCGCCTCCAACACCAAGACCATGACCTCGGCGCTGATCATGCTCTCCGCCCAGGACGGCAGACTCCGGCTGAGCGACCCGGTGTCCGCCTACGTTCCCGGAGTGCCCAACGGCGAACACATCACCATCGCCGAGCTGCTGAAAATGCGCAGCGGACTCTACAACTACACCAACGCACCCGAACTCGCGGCGACCATGGACGCCGACCCGGGCAAGGCCGTGACGCCGCAGGCGATGCTGGACATCGCGTTCCGGCGCCCGCCGAACTTCGCACCCGACGCGTCCTACGAGTACAGCAACACCGACTACGCGCTGCTGGGCCTCGTCGCCGAGAAGGCGGGCGGTCGCCCGCTGGCCCAGCAGTTCCGGGACCGGCTGTTCGCCCCGCTCGGACTGGCGGGGACCTCGCTGCCCGCCGCCGACGACCTGTCCCTCCCCACCCCCTATTCACACGGCTACATGTACGGCGGATCGGCCTACGCGCTGGTCGACCGGCCCTACCCCGCCGACGTGCAGGCGGCGGCCCGGTCCGGAAAGCTCCGGCCGATGGACTACACCCACCAGAACCCCTCCTACGCCACCGCCGCCGGAGGCGTCATCTCCACCGCCGACGACCTGGCCACCTGGATCCGGGCTCTCGTGACGGGCAAGGTCCTCAATCCCGCGTTCCAGCAGCAATGGCTCCACAGCCCGCAAGCCGAGGACCCGGCCGCTCCCGGCGGGAAGAAATACGGGTACGGCATCGCCTACCAGCGCTTCGGCCCGAACGCCTCGATGTACTACCACGGCGGTGAACTGCCCGGCTTCAACTCCTTCATCGGCCACGACCCGGACAACGAGGTCACGCTCGTCATCTGGACGAACCTGACCCTGTCGCCCGACGGCAAAACCACGGCCCAAGCCCTGCTGCCCACCGCCCTCAACCAGGTCTACGCCGGCCTCTCCCTCCCCACCGGCACCGACTAG
- a CDS encoding NAD(P)-dependent alcohol dehydrogenase — protein MKAFVLRSYGSPDVLDLTDIDKPVPGDDEVLVRVRATSVQPYDWHLMRGEPRIARLMGGGPGLRKPKINILGADIAGQVEAVGKDVTEFRPGDEVFAMPKQGGFAEYACVRESELAPKPKNLSFEQAAAVPMAAGTALLGLRDGGRIQPGQKVLINGASGGVGTFAVQIAKAFGAEVTGVCSARNVDLVRSIGADEVIDYTKEDFTRHGQRYDLLLDIAGSRSGPACRRVLTPKGTYVVVGGPGSRWIQPVGHVVSALAMSLFVSQRTVIADVVRCVKNRQNLMTLTDFIEDGRVTPVIDRCYPFEEIPAAIRYTEEGHVPGKVVIAV, from the coding sequence ATGAAGGCGTTCGTCCTGCGCTCGTACGGCTCACCCGACGTGTTGGATCTCACCGACATCGACAAGCCCGTGCCCGGCGACGACGAGGTGCTGGTCCGGGTACGCGCCACCTCCGTCCAGCCCTATGACTGGCACCTCATGAGAGGGGAGCCGCGCATCGCGCGGCTGATGGGCGGCGGTCCCGGACTACGCAAGCCGAAGATCAACATCTTGGGCGCCGACATCGCGGGACAGGTCGAGGCGGTCGGCAAGGACGTGACGGAGTTCCGCCCCGGCGACGAGGTGTTCGCGATGCCCAAACAGGGCGGCTTCGCCGAGTACGCCTGCGTCCGGGAAAGCGAGCTGGCGCCCAAACCGAAGAACCTGTCGTTCGAGCAGGCGGCGGCGGTGCCGATGGCGGCCGGCACAGCCCTGCTGGGCCTGCGCGACGGAGGACGGATTCAGCCGGGACAGAAAGTTCTCATCAACGGGGCCTCGGGAGGCGTGGGCACGTTCGCCGTGCAGATCGCCAAGGCGTTCGGCGCGGAGGTCACCGGCGTCTGCAGCGCACGGAATGTCGATCTGGTCCGGTCGATCGGCGCGGATGAGGTCATTGACTACACCAAAGAGGATTTCACGCGGCATGGACAGCGCTACGACCTGCTGCTGGACATCGCGGGAAGCCGCTCGGGACCGGCGTGCCGGCGGGTGCTGACGCCCAAGGGGACCTACGTCGTCGTCGGCGGGCCGGGCAGCCGATGGATACAACCCGTTGGCCACGTGGTCTCGGCCCTCGCGATGTCGCTGTTCGTGTCCCAGCGAACGGTCATCGCGGACGTGGTCCGATGCGTGAAGAACAGACAGAACCTGATGACGCTGACCGATTTCATCGAGGACGGCAGGGTCACTCCGGTCATCGACCGCTGTTATCCGTTCGAGGAGATCCCGGCCGCCATCAGATACACGGAAGAGGGGCACGTGCCGGGGAAGGTCGTCATCGCGGTCTGA
- a CDS encoding DUF2306 domain-containing protein: MPAALIVLGAVPVIAGAVRLTELTGGAEITPENARFFAVPLPVVLHILSAVLYGVLGAFQFAPGFRRRRPGWHRVAGRVLVPCGLVVALSGLWMTLLYPRPAGDGDLLAGFRLLFGSAMVLCIVLGFSAIRRRDIARHRAWMIRGYAIGLGAGTQALTHLPWFLIFGTPGEFPRALLVGAGWVINLAVAEWIIRGRSAVRPRTRLSS, encoded by the coding sequence GTGCCCGCCGCGCTGATCGTGCTCGGCGCCGTTCCCGTGATCGCCGGTGCCGTCCGCCTGACCGAGCTGACGGGCGGCGCGGAGATCACGCCGGAGAACGCACGGTTCTTCGCGGTGCCCCTGCCCGTGGTGCTGCACATCCTCAGCGCCGTCCTGTACGGCGTGCTGGGGGCCTTTCAGTTCGCCCCCGGGTTCCGCCGCCGGAGGCCCGGCTGGCACCGCGTCGCCGGGCGGGTCCTGGTCCCGTGCGGACTCGTCGTAGCGCTTTCGGGGCTGTGGATGACCCTGCTCTATCCTCGTCCGGCCGGTGACGGTGATCTCCTCGCCGGCTTCCGGCTCCTGTTCGGCTCGGCCATGGTCCTGTGCATCGTTCTCGGTTTCTCCGCGATCCGGCGGCGGGACATCGCCCGGCACCGCGCCTGGATGATCCGCGGTTATGCGATCGGCCTGGGTGCGGGTACCCAGGCGCTGACCCACCTGCCCTGGTTCCTGATTTTCGGCACACCTGGAGAGTTCCCCAGAGCGCTGCTCGTGGGCGCGGGCTGGGTGATCAACCTCGCCGTGGCCGAATGGATCATCCGTGGGCGATCGGCCGTCCGGCCCCGTACCCGCCTCAGTTCTTGA
- a CDS encoding response regulator, with protein MSIRVIVADDQEIARTGLVMILDAQPGIEVVGEAADGRRAVELARRLRPDVCLFDIRMPGLDGIEATRSLAGPNVADPLAVVVITTFDLDDYVYAALRAGARGFLLKNAGAEMLSQAIHAAANGDALIAPSITARLLSAFAGSGPVSPPAKPVETLTDREEQILATVARGRTNSEIADEFYISLSTVKSHIASLMAKLGARNRVEIAMWAYETNRVKN; from the coding sequence ATGAGCATCCGAGTGATCGTCGCCGACGACCAGGAGATCGCCCGCACCGGGCTCGTGATGATCCTCGACGCCCAACCTGGCATCGAGGTCGTCGGCGAAGCCGCCGACGGACGGCGAGCCGTGGAGCTGGCGCGGCGCCTGCGCCCCGACGTGTGCCTGTTCGACATCCGCATGCCCGGCCTTGACGGCATCGAGGCCACCCGCTCCCTGGCCGGACCGAACGTCGCCGACCCGCTCGCCGTCGTCGTCATCACCACCTTCGACCTCGACGACTACGTCTACGCCGCCCTGCGAGCCGGCGCCCGGGGTTTTCTGCTCAAGAACGCCGGCGCCGAGATGCTCTCCCAGGCCATCCACGCCGCCGCCAACGGCGACGCGCTCATAGCCCCGAGCATCACCGCACGGCTGCTCAGCGCCTTCGCCGGCTCCGGGCCCGTCTCACCGCCGGCGAAACCCGTCGAGACGCTCACGGACCGGGAAGAACAGATCCTGGCCACCGTGGCACGCGGACGGACCAACAGCGAGATCGCCGACGAGTTCTACATCTCTCTCAGCACCGTCAAGTCCCACATCGCCAGCCTGATGGCCAAGCTCGGTGCCCGCAACCGCGTCGAGATCGCCATGTGGGCCTATGAGACCAACCGCGTCAAGAACTGA
- a CDS encoding sensor histidine kinase: MPSLLRSVWDEPSPPNPPPRVWRDWVLVGVLVPVAVLEGLLRPDLPWRAVSVIVTVGLVPTLLWRRTRPLPMVAIAFATTSLAPLLTGGDSAETYTMTYLLILVYSLFRWGSGRGVTLGLTIMIVAVSLSLLFGRLTPGDMVGAFAVMFSAIALGGALRYRARARTRELDQIKLLEREQLARDLHDTVAHHVSAMAIRAQAGLATSESRPNAATDALRVIEVEAARALDEMRAMVRILRRDQPADLAPGRRVTDLEQLASRGRSGPAVDVEISGDLDSLPPSVEAAIYRLAQESVTNAQRHARHATRIEVRVTADDTSVHLRVSDDGDGSPIRPAAPPGYGLIGMIERADLLGGTCEAGPNPDRGWTVTAVLPRSGAAT; encoded by the coding sequence GTGCCCTCCCTTCTTCGCTCCGTGTGGGACGAGCCCAGTCCCCCCAACCCGCCGCCGCGGGTATGGCGGGACTGGGTGCTCGTGGGGGTGCTCGTGCCGGTCGCGGTGCTCGAAGGGCTTCTCCGGCCGGATCTTCCGTGGCGGGCCGTCTCGGTGATCGTCACCGTCGGCCTGGTGCCCACGTTGCTGTGGCGCCGGACCAGGCCGCTGCCGATGGTCGCGATCGCCTTCGCCACCACGAGCCTGGCCCCGCTGCTGACGGGCGGCGACTCCGCAGAGACGTACACGATGACGTACCTGCTGATCCTGGTGTACTCGTTGTTCCGGTGGGGGTCGGGACGCGGGGTCACGCTCGGCTTGACGATCATGATCGTCGCGGTCTCCCTCTCGCTGCTCTTCGGCCGCCTCACCCCCGGCGACATGGTCGGCGCGTTCGCCGTCATGTTCTCGGCCATCGCCCTGGGCGGAGCGCTCCGCTACCGGGCCAGGGCGAGGACGCGCGAGCTCGACCAGATCAAGCTGCTCGAACGCGAACAGCTTGCCCGCGACCTGCACGACACCGTCGCCCATCACGTCTCGGCGATGGCGATCCGCGCCCAGGCGGGCCTCGCCACGTCGGAGTCGCGACCGAACGCGGCCACCGACGCGCTCCGCGTGATCGAGGTCGAGGCGGCACGCGCCCTCGACGAGATGCGCGCCATGGTCCGCATCCTGCGCCGGGACCAACCCGCGGACCTGGCGCCCGGCCGACGCGTCACCGATCTCGAACAGCTCGCGAGCCGAGGGCGCTCCGGCCCCGCTGTCGACGTGGAGATCTCCGGCGACCTCGACAGCCTCCCCCCGTCGGTCGAGGCCGCGATCTACCGCCTCGCCCAGGAGTCGGTCACCAACGCCCAGCGACACGCCCGTCACGCCACCCGCATCGAGGTCCGCGTCACCGCCGACGACACATCGGTGCACCTGCGCGTCAGCGACGACGGCGACGGCAGCCCCATACGCCCGGCCGCACCGCCGGGATACGGGCTCATCGGCATGATCGAACGCGCCGACCTGCTCGGCGGCACCTGCGAAGCCGGCCCCAACCCCGACCGGGGCTGGACCGTGACCGCCGTACTGCCCCGAAGCGGGGCGGCGACATGA